GTCCTTTAACAGTTAAATGATATTCAGTCGATGTTTTATTCAAAGAGGTAGTTTTCTTTTCTATTAGCTGATTTTTTTCTAAGCATTTCAATGTATAAGATAATACATTATTTCTTAAGTCGGGTTTATCCTCAAGAAATTGACTAAAATACCTTTTACCAGTGAATAAATCTTTAAGTATGACAATTGCCCATTTTTTATTTAATATTTTAAGGGTTTTTTTAATATAACAATCTTCATGACTGTACTGGTAAGTTTCAACCATGATTTTCACCTCCTAAAATATCCTCTCTCTAATTGATATTATGGTCAAAATCACTATTTAAATAGGTAGTTCGTTTATAAGAACTATGAATTTTTTTTATTTAGAAAAAATAACTAAATAAAAATAAAATCCATTTTAATAAAATTTATTTTAAAAAAAGTATAATTGTAAAGCTTGTAATATCTCCAAGATTAACAATATAAGTATTAAAAATCATTATAACACTTAAATTAGGTTATAATACTTTAGTTGTATTGTTTGTTGTACCATTATGAGTCTTATTAGATCCAACAACGACATTAGTAAAATTACTAGACTTAGTAATTGAAAATTACATCAAAGTTAGCAGACTCGCTAATACCTAAATTAATATGTCAGATATTCCATCATCAATGGCTATTCCTGAAAATGATTAATAGAGTTATCTTCAGCTGATACCACAGGTATACAAAAAAATAAACACAAAAAACAATAAATATTTTGAATGAATTATAATTTTAAATGAATCATTTTTACCATATTCAATAAATCAGATATTATCATTGATGATTTTGTCATAAATTGCATTCCTTTTTTATTTGTGTGTTTGTAATATTTTTCTTCTCTTAAAAGTGTGGCTCCAATTTTTTTAGCTAATTTTTCTCCATTATCAACATAAAAATACATTGTAGCTTCATCGTGTCCTAATTCTTTCATGTATCTTTTAATTCCACGAATTCCCCATTTATTTAAAGTATCAAAAACTAATTCCGCATTTTTAAAGTTTTGCAATATTTTAAATGATTTAATTACTTCATCATGAGAAAAATAATGAAATAATCCTCCTGCGATAAATAAAACAGGAGTATTTAGGTCAAAATTTTCTAACCAATCATCTTCTAAAATAGATCCTTTAATTAAAGTTTGGTTTTCATGTTGGGGAAGTAATTCCACTCTATATTCAATTACTTCAGGTAAATCTAGCTCATACCATTTAGTTTTTCCATCATAACATCTGTTGTAAGTTGTTTCAAGTCCACAACCTAATTCTATAATAATTCCATTTGTGTTTCTTTTTAAATAATCCTTTACATATCTATCAATATTCATACTTCGAACAGCACTTGCCATAAATGTGTATTCTGATTGTTTTTTATTGATATTGGGAAGTTTAGGCTTTAATTTTAATGCTGTTTTATCATATAAAATATTAGGATAATTTTCACTTGAATAAATTCTTCCCATCATAGGTACAAAAAGGGTTTTAGAAACTTTATTAAACTTAGACATGAAAATATTTAGGCATAACAAAACTTTAATACTTTTCTATTGTAGTGATATCATGTCAAATAAATTTTAAAAAAATAGTGTTGAACAAACATTATACATACCATTATGGTGCCGAGCATTAGCTTGTGAAAAATTACCCTCCATGCTACCTGATAATGATGCTAAAAGAATTTTAAATGAAATGGATTTAAAAAAAACCCCCTCATATTTTATACCATGCAAGTAGCAAGTCTTACTGGAGCTATTAGACAATATAATTTATCATGAGCAATTAATGATTATTTAAAAATACATCCTCAAGCTTGTGTTGTTGAAATGGGTGCTGAATTATCCTGTCTTAGGAGACAAATGAAGAATAATTCTAATGATTGGATAAATCTTGATTTAAACAAAGTAATAAAACTAAGTAATCAATATATACCATGAGGGAAAAAAGAAAGAAATTATGTTTGTAATCTAACAGATCATTCTTGGTTTAATAATATTCCATTCAATAAAGAAAATGGAGTTATTTTCGTAGCTGCTGGAGTTTTACATTATTTAAAATACGAAGATGTAAAAAACTTACTGAAGGTGCTTTGCATTTGACATTGCTTCACTTAAATAATCATTTTACGCTTCAAGTCAAGTTAAAAGTACAAGAAATAAAACAAAGCTAAAATTTTTCATAAGCAATGCTAAAAAAGAATTATCACAAGGGTCATCAAATATTATAAATATTTCACAATGCAGTTATTATGACATATCCTGTAAAAAATGTAAAATATAATCTTATTACAAAATACTACATTAAATCAAAAAGAAATAAACTATATTTTGTACTTTGCGACTTTATAAAATAAATCCATTATTTTAATTCAAGATACTTTCAATTTAAAATATGACTGTCAATTTTAGCTCTTTGACATATTTTTTTAATCTTTTAACAAGTGTTCAATTAGTTAAAATACAAAAAAAAATAATATTAATAATTATTTTACTAAATTAGACCTTACATGTCTTATAGTAAATCTTGCAGTAATAAAGTTTAAAACACTAGCTAAGGTTCTACCTAATGCAATTCCTGACCAAATTCCTATTAAACCCCATCCTATTATTATTCCAAATAAATAAGTTAAACTAACAGTAAATATGACTTCTCTTATTATGGTCCAAGACAAACTCATAAATCCTTTTCCTAAGCCCTGATATAAAAAGCTTGAAACCATTCCAGCACCTGTAAATGGAAGACATAAACATGCAATTCGTAAATATTGAGTAATACCTGGAACTAATGCTGCTGTATCTGACGTATATGCAAATAAAAGTGATAATTGTGGTGCAAATACTACTAATAGGATTGTTACTGCACTTCCAAATAAAATTCCAAATTTAGAACCAAAAATATGTGCTCTTGATATATAC
This DNA window, taken from Methanobrevibacter oralis, encodes the following:
- a CDS encoding winged helix-turn-helix transcriptional regulator, whose protein sequence is MVETYQYSHEDCYIKKTLKILNKKWAIVILKDLFTGKRYFSQFLEDKPDLRNNVLSYTLKCLEKNQLIEKKTTSLNKTSTEYHLTVKGRKLNKTLYEMAMFGLYELSDEDLIKKEEIKSKITNILCNN
- a CDS encoding class I SAM-dependent methyltransferase; amino-acid sequence: MSKFNKVSKTLFVPMMGRIYSSENYPNILYDKTALKLKPKLPNINKKQSEYTFMASAVRSMNIDRYVKDYLKRNTNGIIIELGCGLETTYNRCYDGKTKWYELDLPEVIEYRVELLPQHENQTLIKGSILEDDWLENFDLNTPVLFIAGGLFHYFSHDEVIKSFKILQNFKNAELVFDTLNKWGIRGIKRYMKELGHDEATMYFYVDNGEKLAKKIGATLLREEKYYKHTNKKGMQFMTKSSMIISDLLNMVKMIHLKL